Part of the Trypanosoma brucei gambiense DAL972 chromosome 6, complete sequence genome is shown below.
CACACCACAAAAACTTGGGCTTATGTTCATACCGTAATATAACCGACGCATTGTCTTctctccttcattttcttgggCCAAATAAGACCTTACCTCCTCCAAACGCTCTTTCACCATCCCTGCTAGTGTGCTAACCTCCACACCATCTACCACCCGCGTCGGTGCGGATGTGAAGCGCGGGGCAACGGGCTTGTCGTTCGCTGTGGCGTGGTTAAGCAACATGTGACGCACGTGAACGCCTTCAACGCGGCGGCAGTCACCATCGCATAGTTGAATCCGCCCTGCAAGCGCCAAAGCATTGGCGACAGCCAACAAGGGGCAAGGACCGTTGTAGTCCTGTGTAACGATACTAACATGTCGACCACAAAAAATACCGTGCTTGACGCGGTGCGAATCAACTGGCGTGACCTCTATTGGCGCATCTGGAATTGTCTGCAAACGACCGGCCGCAAACTCCTCCCGCGTGAAACCGGTTGCGATAAGAGACTGATGCATTTCATCGAGAAGTACATAAAGCTTCTCGTCTGAGACGCCCAGAGTGGCGCCTTCACCCCGCGGGGTGCGCAACCGCTGCTGGTAGACGCACCCAAATGGAGACGTCGCCTCGGCGGTTATGTCCAAACTTCGCATCACACCGTCGTCACACATGAATTCACACTCCATCTTGCACACCTGGATCCCACTAATATCGGCTGCTCAACACTACCCCCAAACACTTGCGTGCTTCCCGTTTGTTGTTCACCCACGTGAAGTTTTTATAGAACGTGGGTTCACCAAAAGTACCTCTCAACCGCTACTCTCTACTGTCCTTCACCCTTTGCAATCGGTGGAAGCTGTGGGACGCCCTTCCTCACCCCACCCCCACCGCgccgctcctccttcttGAAAAGCCTATGCGTCTGTTTTAGGAATTTGTgagtcctcctcctctttctatTGAATGTGCACAGTGCTTAATGAGAATTTCACACCAGAATTGACTGTCAACGAGGTAGAATGCTATTCTAACAAGTGATTTCTTCACCCTTCCTTCAACAACGAAGACAGAGGAAAACTAAGCGGGCTGAACGAGCACCAGGCATTGAACTTGGATTATGGGAACGGTGTTCAATAGCACAGGGagggaacaagaaaaagttacttgtttgtgtatgtcgATGATGAACACACTTATATGAGAGCCAGAACAGAGGAAgggtgtaaaaagaaaaagagaaggaagcagAAATATGCATATTCTCATGAACTCAgctgctgttattgtttgtcctctccctttcctccttatttactttattcagtttttttttcaccctgTTTTGGGTCGGCGGCCGCCCTTCAGCTACCCGTAGCAAAGCActcctcacacacactcattgGTGTACCAGTGGCAGAAACAGCGACACCTGACCCAAGTtcgaaaaggaagaagaagagaactcAAGCAAGAAAAATCACACGCGCTTTTCTGTTTCACCCACCCCCGACGCGGTGAAAGCAACCACAGACAAGGAGGGTggacatgtatatatatatatagtgaGCGAATGAGAATAATACATcataagggaagaaaaaaagggggaaggaaaggaaatcaaTGAAGAAGGCGCACAGACGATAACCACATTACATGGAAACGTAATTCAATTCAGTGCAACCGCTTtaagaaaggaaagcaacTACCTCATGCACAgaatacacatacatatgtacatgtatatatgtatatatataagggggaaagggggcgAACACATTTACCacgaagttttttttttttttaaagcaaagaaaaataaaaaggtaggataacaaagggggaaatattgTTCTTTCCACATTAAACTATACCCCCCTTCTACCATCTGTGCATAAGCAACAGTACACATGgtgtacaaaaagaaatactaAACCAGGTATATGGAATCGTCAGCACGCAGACATTGTATAAAAATcagcagtaaaaaaaaaaggagaatagcGGGGTGAGGTTAAAACATGAGTCATAAAAAACATGCATCAGTTGGAGCGCAGGCGGCGGAGGAAACGCTTTAACACACCCGGGCtacctgcttctttttccatgGCCATCTTAATCTTGCAATCCAACAATTCTTGTGTTGCACGTCGTAGCGTTTCCTCAAGAATTTGCTCCCTCTGGGATTTTTCCGTTGCCAATCGCGACAAGTGGGCTGCCGTAAccaattgtttcttttccaccaGTTCACAGCGCTCTTGAACAGTTCGAATGACGCTGGATTGCCTCTCGCGCTCCTCATTAAGTGATTTCAGCATATTCTGCATGCGatgcttttcttcctcctccgaACGAAGCCTGGCTAACAGTTCATCTTGGCACATTAGTTGCTCATtcagttcctcctcttcgCGCTCGATCAACTCGTTATACGAGTCTGGAAGCTCACAACACGGTGTGATGCCACAACGCAGCATCTGGTTCTTCAGACGAATGCAGAGCTTCGCTGCATATTGCGCCTTCGACGCCTTCTCGAGTATGGTCTCCTCCTTCATTTGTAGTTCCGCATCCTTCTTCTCCAACAGGGCCTCCACCTCCGCGCCATCCTCTCCATCGCGCTCAGCCAATTGAGCTGCCAACTTGCGTTCGGACTCCCGAACTAAACGCAAAATTGACATATACTCATCCATTGCAATGGCGTCAACAGGAGGAGGGGCGTTCTGAGGATCTTCCACCTGGATTTGCGCAGTCACCAtctgctgctgcaactcaCAAATGACGCGTCGGTGAAACTCTTCATTCGACCTCGCAGCATTGAGCAAGTGCTCCTGCCGTTCAATTGTTTCCAATAACACGtcaatttcctcctcctttacaCGGAGCAGCACATCCATATCGGTATCCTCCGGTGGCTCCATTGCATCTGTTTCTGATGACGTCACTGGTGCAGAGCCGGGGAAACCAAGTTTGATTGGGGGTACGTACGGCCCCGGAACCTCAACACCATGCGAAGCAAGTTGCGTCTCAACAGCCTCAACGCGGTCCTGAAGCGACTTCCTCTCACGCATGCTGAATTCCAGTTGCTCCGTAAGCTGCTTCACGGTCCTTTGCAAGTTTTCATTTTGAGTGTTGTTTGGGGATGGCGTGCCATCCTTTTGAGGTGGTTTACGCTGCGTCAAACACAGGTTGCGCGCAGCGTCAAACGGGGAAGGACCTCGTGCAGTTGCGCACGGCGGACATCGAAGCCGGGCTGTGAGTGGAATAGCGGTTGCGGTTAATTCAAACTTCAACTGCTCCACCTCCCGCGCCAGCTCCCTGTTGTGCGCCTTCGCTTCATCAAGGTCGGCCTGCATGGTGACACGAAGAGTTTCCATCTCAGAAACATCCACCATCTGAGTGCGCTTCTCAGAAAGGAATTCCGTCAAATCATCAGTGTCATTCAATGAAATGCCACTGTTTTCCAATGCGGCGCGATATTGTGTGTTTTCGTCGCGGAGTCGGTTTATCTCCTCCAACCGCTCAGAGCAGAGCTGCGAAAGACGATCCACTTCCGCAAGCAATTCCACACCCTTAGCACGATGGCGTTGCACATCCGCCTCCAGCCGGTTCCGCATCTCCTCCACCTGGCCAACGTCCAGAAAGGTTTCGGGAAACGTCGCCTCCTCTATAGGCACTCCACCGAGCTCCTTCACTTGCTCCCTGAGCACCTCAATATGTTCGTGGAGTCTCACCGTGTCGTTCGCTCGGCTGGCCAATATGGCGTCCTTTTCGGACAGTTGCTTCAAAACTCTGACGAGATCATCATTTGTTCCCTCACGCGCGTTGTCGAGCTTCTTTTGGAACTCCGCAATGATAAGATCTTGCGCCAATTTCATCTCTGCCCGTCGCTTCGCTTCCTGATGCTCCTGCTCGCGAATAAGGTGGACGATCTCCTTTGAATACACTTCCTCCCTGTATTGGAACTCCTCGTCTTGCTGCTCCTGGAGGTTTTCCACCTCAGCCTTGTATACTTCACGCAGGTTCAGCATCTGCTCTTCCGATGCACCAGTTCTCTTCAGTTCAGCCATCTCAATCTCAAAACGTCTGTCAATGTCTTCCCGGCGATCGTTGTAACGCTCCATTAACTCGTGTCTTTCTGCGTCACGAGAAGCGATCTGCACTTCGAGTAAATTGATTCTCTCGTCCCTTTCATCCAAGAGTGATTGCAGCTTCTGGGCCAGCTTCTGGTAATCCACATGAACCGACTGTTTGGCCGTCACCTTCACATCCATTGCTCGCAAACCAAACTGCAGTGAATTTGTGGTTTCGTGGAGGTGATCACTACTTGGCCCAACAGTCAAAATAATAGAGGTACGGCTCCTTCCGCCAATAGAGTCCTGCAGAATCCGCGTCAGCTTCGAATCACGCCAAGGAATGTGCCGGCTACCTGACGACAAACACGACACAACGTGACCAAGTGAAAGAAGAGAGGCGTTGATGCACTTCGCCTCATCCTTCATAATGGGGTTGTCATGTGTAATACCAGTTTTACTAAAACGCTCGTATCCTGCTAAGTCGATGAATGTAATCTTTCCCTTCAGTTTACCTGCCTCTGGGTCGCTGGGGCTCTCTGATACGATGCGGAGAACTAAAGCTGTATGGCCGCGGCTGGACTCCGGATTCATAGCAGTCGCAGTTACAACCCGACGGTCATTTCCGATGCGGTAAAAGCGCATAAACTCTTGGGCACTCAGAAGAACATGGGAGCTGCAACCGGTAAGTTCTACGCCCCCTTGTTCGTCGAAGTGAATATCCACTCGGTCCCTTCCAGTTGCACTCATCAAGTCACCAAGGTTGTCACGGTAAATCTGAACAAACTGTCCTGTCACTTCATAACTCCGCGCATTGTCTGATTGAATTTTGTCGAAAATAAGTTTGGCGGACCGTGGAATGATGCCTTCTTGGCCAGGAGTGGTATTACACATAGTGAAAGACTTACCTGTACCCGTCTGTCCGTAGCACATCAACGCTGAGCAAAAACCTTTAAATGCGTGTGTTATGCAAGGGACGGCCACCGCTTCAAATATATCACTTTGTGTACATTCGTCGCCAAAAGCACCATCAAACTTGTAAAAGCGTTGATCCTTCACAACAATATCATTCCCGCTTACTGTCACTAGTTGGAACCCACCGTTCTTAAAATCAGTCTTGTTCCGTGGCCTCAACCTGCAATAAACAAGACACCGTGCTATATTCTTTGGCACACCGGTATCCCCAGCAGCTGTCCCGCCAGTAGACTCACCTCTGCTCCGCCGTCCTTCATCTGGTTTTACAACCGACTCGGGAACGGCCACTGAATCGCCGGCCGCCGTTCCCTCTTTCACATCGGCATCCGAcatagcagcagcaaaattGTATATTCCCTACAAGCACAGTAactacaaaaataaagcaaaactCAAGCTACACCACTACCTTACCGAGCAGCGTATAAACGTTTACGGGCTAACTTCTTATACGTTTACAAACAACTAACAGTTCAccaccaataaaaaaaagaaaagttacAGTAAACAAACTTTCCTAAAAACAGTTACGTATATACCAATTGTTCTATATATAGGAGTCTATTTCTTAACACCTCaagcttcaaaaaaaaaaagaaaaggaagataccaacaaaaaaaaaaagcaatctCAACATAATactatggaaaaaaaacacttcaGAGATTAAATACACAAACTTTACACCTTTGAAAAGTGaacgggggaaaagaaaagaaaagagggatggACAACAACCTCGCTACGTTCAATGAAGTCAAGAAGCCTAACCTGTAGAACCGCTTGTTGATACTCCCTTCAAGTCGTCACAGGGAATGTCCCATTTCCTAAACGATGCTATGCACAACGAAAGACAACGAGGGTCAACAGGGGACTGTGTTGCGCGAAGCACCGAAACAAGTTGCCGTACACTCCCAATGTCGACAACGAGACAAAGCATCTTGAAAAGACGAACAGATAATCTGCTTTCGATAGAAACGCTTCTCTGCCTGTGGTATTCAACCAACATCATCGCGGTTGAAACATCCTGAGCATCAACTGCCAACTCAAGGCCACCACGAAGAAATTCCGCTGTCACTTCAACACCCAAATCTACCATGTCCTCCAGAAATGTTGGTATCTTCTTCACAGCGCTTACAGCATTGGGGGAGGTTGACAGTAGTAAAGTAAACGTGCGTGCTGTCTCTCGCACAGCAACGTTTCGGAAAGTAAATAAGACCAGTGATGCCTTCTGTTCGTCTTTCATTAATGCACACGCTTCAAGCACAacattaagtgttttatgaCTCACATTCCCACCCGCAGCTTTGCGTtcctccaacaacaacaacgactcCTCAACCCTGGAGTCCACTTCCGCAATAAAACGCACAAGCGACATAACTGGATGTGCGTTAAGTAAAGTCAACCGCCTCGTCTCTAAGAAGAGTTTGGGTCTCGGACCTGGGATGGAGTCAGATTCCGGAATCTCATCCTCTAATAAATACAACGCCTCCTTCAGTAACCCGGCCCGCACTAACGTCTCCAGGTGAAGGAGCGCCAGTGCAAACTTGTGCTGAGGAGGAATAATGCATGGATGAGCGCGAAGATACTTCAATACGTAATCAGCAGAAGCCACATCGCCCCATTTGGCACATTTCGCCATAAGTTTCAATGCAGTAACATCATTATTCAGCACAGGTCCACCCTTTGCTTCCTGAAGGATCGAAGAACTTTCCTCAAAGGCATTGACACCGATATCGGCGCTGGCTTCGGCAACCTCCTGCTCGGAAGCGCCTTCCGCTGCTGCAATCAACTGGACAGCAATTGAGGGTGGTGACGCCACATTATTTGTGCTGAGCAACATATAGGGAAGAAGCAAGCGGGGAGACATTTTCTCATGGTCCGCAAGCCGCAGTAACTCAAAACATTCCTGAACCATAGTGACGTCGTGGTGGACACGGAGGAGAGTTTGAAAGCAATGTTGAAGGCGTATTGACAATAAGGGAAACTTTTGCTGCCAGTTCTTCCCCGATGTGATGATGCTCTTAGTATCCTCATGAATGGAAGGCCACCAGGAGGAATAGTCCTCTCCGAGTCGCGTGTATACGATGAAGAGAGAAATCTTCGTTACTACATCAGGTTCAGCACCTTTCATACGCATTGCCTCTATGGCGTTTTCAATCTCATACTGATTGAAGGTATCACTAAGGGAAATGGCCAACAGGTATACGTTAAACAGTTCCACAGATGGGGAAGAAAGTTCCAACATGCACTGAGCAAATAAAAAGCGCAGTTCCTCAAGCTTATGAAGATCGCAAAGTATCTTCATCATGACAACCGCAAAAGGTTCTGTATCATCAAAAGAACCACAAAAATTCTGGAGCGGCTTCATATCCACCGTTGCTATGGAAGTGCTGGAGGTAACTTGTCGGTAATATGTACGAAACTCTTCAAAAACATGCCATGCGGCTGGTGGGCCCTCTCCATCCGACTGCAGCATCCTCAGAACTCGAATGTACGGATTGTCACCTGTGGAAAAAGTCAAAGAAGCACAGCTGGAAGCAGTCTTCCTAAGCACATTGAGGCGCCGAATCATTGGTATCAGCTCCCCTGCACTCTCACATCCTTACGTGCCGTGGGATataacattattattattatgggACCAAAAGAAGGCAGTTAACCGTCAACCATcggaaaatacaaaaagtatAGATGAAAAGGTGTGTTAAAACGAGAAAGATGAAATGGGATAGGGTCtctaaataaaataagagaagtaaaatgaagaagataaCCAGAAACAGAACCACTCCAACGCCAAACACGGATGCAACAACGCTAAACAcaagagaaaggaaggggaatcGTGTCGCCACTTTAACAGCCTTCCAACGTGCGGGATATAATAAACTTAATTATCATGATATTAATTTGTTAACTTAAACCGACTGATAGCAGCTAGATGGCGAATGAAAAAGACATTAGCAGGGGGAAAATCTGCCTGCGCATATAAAGACTACTTCGAAGACAAGAAACCAACCAAAAGCACAGGGCTGCTCCGTTCATTCCTTCGCTCCAGAAGCTGCGGAAGTCCCTACAGTGCCAACCGCACGTTTTACATAGTTTACCTTCAGAACCCAGTGACCCGGTGTATACTCGTTCACTGTACGGTGATGCGCTTCATAGTTCGGATAATACTCGGGTTCCACACCAATCGTTCCCCCACTATGGTAAGACTTCCCCACAGCACTATCAGGGTCAATAAATACAATCACAGAAAACCGTTCAGGGTCGAACACTCTCAATACTCCACAGATACACTTCGAGTAATTAAGAGCACACGTATTCGTCTCATATGATGCAAACGAACAGTGCTCCTCAGGTGTTATGTGTATCGTTTGATACTCGCTACCACGTATCGCATTTATGCTGTAGCCACATGGCTCATACTGAAGGTCGTGAAGGATCCATGAATCATCTACAACTTCACTGAGCCCCGTTGCCTCCCGTATCACTGCGGTTTCAGGACCCGTAGGCAACATCTTATCCGAGTACCAGTGTTTCGTTTGATTGCGATCAAGCCCATACATGGTCATGCTGAGTTGTGCATCGTCACTGCAGCTGGGTTGAACAACATCACTGTGGAAATACAAGAAGTAGTGGTCGCTGTCAATCGGACCAAATATGAATGGTTGTCCCGACGGAAAATGGGACCTAAGTGTCTTAAATTCTTCCGCCATCGAAAGATGCGGTCCCTTCTGCTCCCACGGGAAACTGTAGTTTTTGTGCATGAAGGAAACCCATTCTACTTCGCCGCAAACAGTACTCACCGCCTCGCATATGAGCGGCACGCAATTCAAAAGAGTGATGGTACCACAAGTTATGAGAATCACGCGATCTTTCATTACAAACAATGAGCTCTCCGATAACACGTAGGAGCGAATGTATTCATTAAACTCACGAGAAACAATGTGTGCACATATAGCATCAATAACTTTTTGCCACACATCGTCATCGTGTGCAAGTAAACCACTAACGTGCGTCCCGTCCACCACCCGCATTATCACCTCCAAGCGCTTCTCAGGCCCTTCGAAGCTTCGCTCGTGCTTTGGGTCAAAACGAGCGATGGAACCCCACATCGCCATGAGCGAAAGAGAGTCCTTGCAAGAGGACATGACTAGTACTTCAGTCAGTGTGCGGTCAAATATAGCACCTTACGGATTAAATAACCAAACcagacacgcacacacgcaggCCCACAAAGGAATGGTGCGCTTCCTAAGAGTGCAAGCTCAACAAACAATGTACTTTTTGTGCTCGAGGATACGCGTACAAACTCCACAGAAAAAGGTCAAAAATCCGAAAcgagggaaataaaatatgaaTAAGATAGAAtagggagaagagaaaagaaagagaagggaaagggcaGGTATTAGTGGTGCCTACATCACAAGTGCGAGTCGACAAAAAGGCATTTATGGAAACTTGACACACGGAGGTTGTGAAGCTCAACCAAAAATGAAGCCAAGAGAATTAATCTCTTTTGCGTCTTCCTTTAACCCTTTTGAGTTAGACCTCGCCACACAGGAGAAACCCCAGGTGATACTAATTTGGGGAGGAacgtatacatatacacatatatattgataTGTGTAGGTATGTATACAAATATGTCTTCCTCTCCCGTCACCTCAGCTGACTATTATCCttcactctcccttcttttctcctcttctatCCCTTTCAAATAGAATCAGAATGTTGGCGTTGAAACAACATGCAGAAATGTGGAAAgatggaagaaacaaatgaccCACGGTCATGGGCTCCCGCCATACGCAAATACCTGGAAAGTGGGTAAGATAAACTGAGAACATATGAAAAACAAACTGACAAAGGCAAAGGCAAAGGCGTGAGCAACTTGTTCGCTTGGAGAAATGAAATatggcaacaacagcaacatcacaAAACTGAGAGGAGCAGAAACATGCTGGTAGTTCCTCACATTATCATGCGCTctcaacgaaagaaaaaaggataaaTAAACGAACATGTGACCTCCTACCTTATTGACCACAAAAGTGTAAACTTCAAAATCATGTATGGAGGTCACATTTACTCTCAATCAGTTACCGTAAATCACACGCAAGCAAAAGTAACCTCAAATGCTCATTCTCATATGTCTCAATCACCCCTCACATCACCAT
Proteins encoded:
- a CDS encoding kinesin, putative, whose product is MSDADVKEGTAAGDSVAVPESVVKPDEGRRSRGESTGGTAAGDTGVPKNIARCLVYCRLRPRNKTDFKNGGFQLVTVSGNDIVVKDQRFYKFDGAFGDECTQSDIFEAVAVPCITHAFKGFCSALMCYGQTGTGKSFTMCNTTPGQEGIIPRSAKLIFDKIQSDNARSYEVTGQFVQIYRDNLGDLMSATGRDRVDIHFDEQGGVELTGCSSHVLLSAQEFMRFYRIGNDRRVVTATAMNPESSRGHTALVLRIVSESPSDPEAGKLKGKITFIDLAGYERFSKTGITHDNPIMKDEAKCINASLLSLGHVVSCLSSGSRHIPWRDSKLTRILQDSIGGRSRTSIILTVGPSSDHLHETTNSLQFGLRAMDVKVTAKQSVHVDYQKLAQKLQSLLDERDERINLLEVQIASRDAERHELMERYNDRREDIDRRFEIEMAELKRTGASEEQMLNLREVYKAEVENLQEQQDEEFQYREEVYSKEIVHLIREQEHQEAKRRAEMKLAQDLIIAEFQKKLDNAREGTNDDLVRVLKQLSEKDAILASRANDTVRLHEHIEVLREQVKELGGVPIEEATFPETFLDVGQVEEMRNRLEADVQRHRAKGVELLAEVDRLSQLCSERLEEINRLRDENTQYRAALENSGISLNDTDDLTEFLSEKRTQMVDVSEMETLRVTMQADLDEAKAHNRELAREVEQLKFELTATAIPLTARLRCPPCATARGPSPFDAARNLCLTQRKPPQKDGTPSPNNTQNENLQRTVKQLTEQLEFSMRERKSLQDRVEAVETQLASHGVEVPGPYVPPIKLGFPGSAPVTSSETDAMEPPEDTDMDVLLRVKEEEIDVLLETIERQEHLLNAARSNEEFHRRVICELQQQMVTAQIQVEDPQNAPPPVDAIAMDEYMSILRLVRESERKLAAQLAERDGEDGAEVEALLEKKDAELQMKEETILEKASKAQYAAKLCIRLKNQMLRCGITPCCELPDSYNELIEREEEELNEQLMCQDELLARLRSEEEEKHRMQNMLKSLNEERERQSSVIRTVQERCELVEKKQLVTAAHLSRLATEKSQREQILEETLRRATQELLDCKIKMAMEKEAGSPGVLKRFLRRLRSN
- a CDS encoding S-adenosylmethionine decarboxylase, translated to MSSCKDSLSLMAMWGSIARFDPKHERSFEGPEKRLEVIMRVVDGTHVSGLLAHDDDVWQKVIDAICAHIVSREFNEYIRSYVLSESSLFVMKDRVILITCGTITLLNCVPLICEAVSTVCGEVEWVSFMHKNYSFPWEQKGPHLSMAEEFKTLRSHFPSGQPFIFGPIDSDHYFLYFHSDVVQPSCSDDAQLSMTMYGLDRNQTKHWYSDKMLPTGPETAVIREATGLSEVVDDSWILHDLQYEPCGYSINAIRGSEYQTIHITPEEHCSFASYETNTCALNYSKCICGVLRVFDPERFSVIVFIDPDSAVGKSYHSGGTIGVEPEYYPNYEAHHRTVNEYTPGHWVLKVNYVKRAVGTVGTSAASGAKE